In a single window of the Penaeus monodon isolate SGIC_2016 chromosome 3, NSTDA_Pmon_1, whole genome shotgun sequence genome:
- the LOC119593992 gene encoding histone H3.3A-like: protein MARTKQTARKSTGGKAPRKQLATKAARKSAPASTGGVKKPHRYRPGTVALREIRRYQKSTELLIRKLPFQRLVREIAQDFKTDLRFQSAGIGALQEASEAYLVGLFEDTNLCAIHAKRVTIMPKDIQLARRIRGERA from the exons ATGGCCCGCACCAAACAGACCGCCCGCAAGTCTACAGGCGGCAAAGCCCCTCGCAAGCAGCTGGCCACGAAGGCCGCCCGCAAGTCCGCCCCTGCCTCCACGGGCGGCGTCAAGAAGCCCCACCGCTACCGCCCCGGCACGGTGGCCCTTCGGGAGATCCGCCGCTACCAGAAGTCCACGGAGCTGCTCATCCGCAAGCTGCCCTTCCAGCGCCTCGTCAGGGAGATCGCGCAGGACTTCAAGACAGACCTGCGGTTCCAGAGCGCAGGGATCGGAGCGTTACAG GAAGCTTCGGAAGCCTACCTCGTCGGACTCTTCGAGGACACCAACCTGTGTGCCATTCACGCAAAACGAGTCACAATCATGCCGAAGGACATCCAGCTGGCGAGACGCATCC